A stretch of the Lactuca sativa cultivar Salinas chromosome 9, Lsat_Salinas_v11, whole genome shotgun sequence genome encodes the following:
- the LOC111905932 gene encoding F-box protein PP2-B15 isoform X1 — protein sequence MQSRLVKNMKDLPHDCVVHILSRGSPRDACRFAVVSSVIRDAAESDVLWDEFLPSDYQEIISRCVCPVKYKSKRDLFFRLSSPLLIDGGMKTFSIDKATGKRCYMLSARDLNIAWSDNPLFWCWKPILQSRFAEAVELRMTSWLEIEGKINTKLLSPNTQYRAYVIVNMASHRAYGLDILPSEVSLEVGKFHSQGTIILSPKQGSSSKFGENISRVYHERNDGWLEIELGEFYNYGIHEKDVIMRLKEIEGVHLKGGLLVEGMEIRPI from the exons ATGCAAAGCAGATTGGTCAAG AACATGAAGGATTTGCCCCATGATTGCGTAGTACACATCCTCTCTCGTGGGTCCCCTCGGGATGCTTGTCGGTTTGCAGTTGTCTCTTCGGTGATTAGGGACGCTGCAGAATCGGATGTTTTGTGGGATGAATTTTTGCCATCTGATTACCAAGAAATCATATCGAGATGTGTGTGTCCTGTGAAGTATAAATCCAAGAGGGATCTATTCTTCAGGCTTTCAAGTCCCCTTTTGATTGATGGTGGCATGAAG ACATTCTCGATAGACAAAGCGACAGGTAAAAGATGTTACATGTTAAGCGCAAGAGATCTCAACATCGCTTGGTCAGACAATCcactcttttggtgttggaaaCCCATTCTACAATCAAG ATTTGCTGAAGCCGTGGAGCTTAGAATGACAAGTTGGCTTGAAATTGAAGGAAAAATAAACACCAAACTTTTATCACCAAATACCCAATATCGAGCCTACGTCATTGTCAATATGGCATCTCATCGTGCATATGGTTTAGACATTTTACCATCCGAGGTTTCATTGGAAGTGGGCAAATTCCATTCGCAAGGGACAATAATCTTGTCTCCCAAACAAGGATCAAGCTCAAAATTTGGAGAAAATATTTCTAGGGTTTATCATGAACGAAATGACGGATGGTTGGAGATAGAATTGGGAGAATTTTACAACTATGGAATACATGAAAAAGATGTTATAATGAGGTTGAAAGAGATTGAAGGTGTCCATTTAAAAGGAGGGCTTCTTGTTGAGGGAATGGAAATTAGACCTATCTAG
- the LOC111905932 gene encoding F-box protein PP2-B15 isoform X2 has protein sequence MKDLPHDCVVHILSRGSPRDACRFAVVSSVIRDAAESDVLWDEFLPSDYQEIISRCVCPVKYKSKRDLFFRLSSPLLIDGGMKTFSIDKATGKRCYMLSARDLNIAWSDNPLFWCWKPILQSRFAEAVELRMTSWLEIEGKINTKLLSPNTQYRAYVIVNMASHRAYGLDILPSEVSLEVGKFHSQGTIILSPKQGSSSKFGENISRVYHERNDGWLEIELGEFYNYGIHEKDVIMRLKEIEGVHLKGGLLVEGMEIRPI, from the exons ATGAAGGATTTGCCCCATGATTGCGTAGTACACATCCTCTCTCGTGGGTCCCCTCGGGATGCTTGTCGGTTTGCAGTTGTCTCTTCGGTGATTAGGGACGCTGCAGAATCGGATGTTTTGTGGGATGAATTTTTGCCATCTGATTACCAAGAAATCATATCGAGATGTGTGTGTCCTGTGAAGTATAAATCCAAGAGGGATCTATTCTTCAGGCTTTCAAGTCCCCTTTTGATTGATGGTGGCATGAAG ACATTCTCGATAGACAAAGCGACAGGTAAAAGATGTTACATGTTAAGCGCAAGAGATCTCAACATCGCTTGGTCAGACAATCcactcttttggtgttggaaaCCCATTCTACAATCAAG ATTTGCTGAAGCCGTGGAGCTTAGAATGACAAGTTGGCTTGAAATTGAAGGAAAAATAAACACCAAACTTTTATCACCAAATACCCAATATCGAGCCTACGTCATTGTCAATATGGCATCTCATCGTGCATATGGTTTAGACATTTTACCATCCGAGGTTTCATTGGAAGTGGGCAAATTCCATTCGCAAGGGACAATAATCTTGTCTCCCAAACAAGGATCAAGCTCAAAATTTGGAGAAAATATTTCTAGGGTTTATCATGAACGAAATGACGGATGGTTGGAGATAGAATTGGGAGAATTTTACAACTATGGAATACATGAAAAAGATGTTATAATGAGGTTGAAAGAGATTGAAGGTGTCCATTTAAAAGGAGGGCTTCTTGTTGAGGGAATGGAAATTAGACCTATCTAG